The genomic segment GTTGAAGAATGCCAAATCTGTGAACGAATTCAGTCCCTTTATATGTTTGATGTCGAAAATAGGTGAAGTTTATACCTTTTTTCCTTTGAGCATGATTCATATTACTTTCTACTTGGGTGTCGATTTCACGGTCTAGGACTACTAAAGTTTTACAAGACCATATTCGCTAGCTAGTAGCGATCACCCTTGTCTCCAAAGACTGTCCTAGACCGACAAACCAGTTTTGTGCCATGTTGTTCACGATGTTCGAACAGTAGATTTTCGCAAGACtgttatagtattttttttcttcgaATAGTAGATTTTTCAAAAGTATCTGATAATTGGATTTTCAAGATTGGTTCAAGGGACATGATATACAATTATTAACAAGTATTTTATGCCCTATTTTTGGCTTGTCTTTGTGTGTGTTTTGGTGGGGTGGTggttattttcttgattcaaGATTACTTTTTCTGGCTTTCTGCaaatttcttgtatattttttttaatgagttATCTATACGGTCATAAATTAGTTGGTTACTTTTAtgggttaataataatggaattgACAGCACCAAATAGTGGAGGTGGAGTACTTAATTTAGTTTTTATCATGTaatctaaattattttattgGTTGTTGTATGATGTTGAAATATTTGATTATGTGTCATTATTAGTTTTCGTGGATTTCTCCCTTTTTACTGGATTTCTCTCTTTTTGATCTCTATACTGAAAGTTCAGAATTAGTAGACAGTTATATGTTCATTAATCTTGTAGCTAAATTTTCTTTTGTGCATAAATATTGAAGTAGTGGCCTTTGAAAGCCTTGGGTGTTCTTTGATTGTTAGAATAATTcatgaacatatattaattcatatatttttgttttcttcgcATGAACTCGTCGTTGAGTCCAAACAGACTCTATTCCCATTGGCGCTCTATCATCATGGGCCATTGGTGCCCACCACCTCTATTGAGTCCTTCGAAAGAAATTCCACAGACGAGTTATATGGCATATGGACATGAGAAGTCGAAGGGAGAAGAATGGATTAAAGTCCTACGTTCGAAGCGATTAAGAGACTCGAAGGtctcatttattttcttagttatttATCGTGGTCTTTATGTATTCATTTCTTTGCTgccttatttctttattttattcattcgggccacgaagtcaaagttgtatttaatacaggtggagtgaAAATCGAGCCAAAAAGGgctcgaaaacatagaattaggacaggtgaaaatgggtcaaaaacccatatagattaggacagggtcgacgGTTTGGGCGTAAAAAGCTTAAATTACTACTTATCCCCTTTCCTCTTTCCCTTTTGCTTACTTGTTTTACATGTTTCTTGTGAACCTAGTTGAATCCCTAACTAAGTtgctaaaaaactagttttgcataaacacgaaagactattttcaaatagtctggataccacaagttagcggacgttttaggtgtctaactccttcctaaaacgttaataggaactgCTTATCTAGAacctctaacttaaaatgatttttctattttgaatcatttgaagtaactctctaaaggtttcttaattccttttcaaaattaagtggcgactctctttcaaaagtccaaaatttctccgcaaaacaatgcacaacattcatatgataaaagaaaatgcagaattacgatctaatacggaaacatggtcatactctggactaagtttaacaataaggaatgaaattcgaaaatcactaacaacatcttgaatagtctgcaaaatctctgctacatgaaaatctgacaactatctgaaactgggacaaggcccccagtagaccaaaattgtaatagatgacataatttGAAAGgacaggccttctagaatagagaaggctcaccattgCACAATCTAATctactgtctgaattatctactgcttatctggacccttagactgagcctcaaaacctgagaggtaggggagaacgggtcaatacagatgtactggtacgcagagcaatccaaaataaagcttttcatataaataaatagTTGAGAGCTAATCATAAAGCATCACataggatataaattccaaaacacatgggcattttttgataatcataaaacctttttgtcaatgcaatttctgatctttgtattacttctgagttggGTGGCACttccctacaagtctgatattccacgggctatatggaatccgccattgactcggtggggaagccctCAATCCAAGTGTGCCGTAAAgattggagtgtctgagtctgatacgcacagggcactaggccagtgtataataatatacccagatcggcaaatcacaattttggaaaatgagttgtctgaactcgtgccttcttcggagaaccacctaagctctctttatgcccaattttagtctgttctgaaacatgcatcattctagtttcaaaatccaaaaatctgattgcaaatatgcattctattctattATGAATTAATATGGCATTATCttagttggtgtcgtcacaccaagacttgcaagtcctatttttgagccataatgcatcatgcaagattctttcatcaaaaactcaattcagaccacccaaacatacaaATAGTATAATAGATTTCCTGttccgaaacataagtcaaaactatgaaaaaattcttcaaatataTGGTGGTCACGTGCTTTTcacaaaaccatgcactctttcattatatgcatattcaacatttatgAACATGTACAACCCTctcttttaaaatcaaaatcataactcAATTATAACATtactcaagacatttcatatcatgtttttcaagatgtattcaaaacaattcatagcatatcataaataaaggaaaatcataacaagagatggatttttcatgagtcatgctctcaattcaatcatcaaccttaaaacacatgcttacatatatatatataatttcaaatcaatttgggggaaggcctaaaggccaaaacaatatcatccatacttctaaaacatgaatgtattcataaatctgaaacccctttcttaaaaatcatgatttctatgcccatgagaatttaggaaaaccccgcgtacctcaaattaattagtttaaataGAAGAACTCAAATCTCGATTCATTCCTTGGAAATCTtaaacttaaggcttgattttcttaaatttcttgttcttggagaaaaccctagtttgatctgattttgagagtgaagaggaagtttttgatgttgtaaaactgatagtgattgattaataatgtttaaggggtgatttaatttgTGAGAAAGGTTTTTGGagagaggaaaagaccaaaatacccctaaggaacctAAAAAATCGCATATTTGCATCAGTTGACGGGCcgtcactcaggtgataagtcgtcacccaGGTCGTCACTTTTGGGCTAGTCTTAATCAttcactgccttaggctgacggctAGGTCTGATGGGCCGTCACacagctgataagtcgtcagttTCGTCATCACGTTTTGGCAGACCGACACTTCagagtaaaatgagcataactttctactctgatatcgaATTAAAGCGAAACCAGTGGCGTTGGAAATaggacttaaagaaagttcattttatatatagtaagcctcctaattcgttatatacaaagatttatggtcaattgaagttgacccaagtttcaacgctcactcaaactcgaacgataggaaaactttcaacttgttcttgagttaggggacctctatgatctcaattcatgctcaaataggtttccagactacataattgattaacataccaaatttgcataggatttatgacttTTGGAACATCTGCGCATAGTAAAGACgattttcattctagcccaaaatatggggtgttacagacaGTTTCACAAAAGGTATAAATTATCAGATCTGATAATGCAATGGAGTTGGGTAGAAGTGAAGATGCATTAAACTTTTAAAATCTCAAGAAATCATACATCAGACATCTTGTGTTTCTACCCCACAATAAAATGGGTCAATTGAAAGAAAGTACAAACACTTGCTTAAAATTGCTAGGGCTTTGATGTTTCAATCTGGAGTTCCTATGATTTATTAGGGTGAGTGTCTACTCACTACCACATTTCTAATCAATAGGCTGCCTTCCAAAGTTCTTAAAGGTAAAACACCTTATGAAATTCTATTTGGCAAAACACTTAAAACACCTTATGAAATTCTATTTGGAAAAGCACTTTCTTATCAATTATTAAGATGTTTTGGTTTCCTATGCTTTTCTAACACTTTATCTCACAGAAGGAGTAAGTTTGATCCTAAATCCACTAGGTGTGTCTTCTTAGGATACCCAAGTATTCAAAAAAGGGTACAAACTTCTTGATCTGACTTCTAAGAAATATTTTGTGTCAAGAGATGTTCATTTTGTAGAACATGTGTTTCCTTTTGCTTCTGACCATTCACATATACCTACTCCTACTTTTACTATCCATACAAAAGAAGACCATTATCTTACTCCAATATCTCTTATTCATTCTAACCCTGCTGAATCAGATTTCAACTTACCACCTTCCAACTTTTCTGAATCAACTCTTGATCATTCTAATTTTTCTGCTCCAACTGTCACATTATATTTTCCCTTCAGAACAAGATGTTTCACAACCCCTATCTCCTCCTAGAAGATCTCAAAGGAGAAACATTGGTGAACTACTTTCACATCTCAAAGACTATATTTGCAACACTATTTATCTTAGTGATACGACTGGATCTTGTTTTGCTACTCCTACTAAACCCACATGTCTATCAGTTTCTACTCTTTCCACACCCAACCAAGCTATACTACATTTTGTTCCCTCCATCATTGAATCAAACAATTACTATCAGGCATGTACACATCCAGGTTGGGTGAAGACAATACAGGATGAGATTGATGCTTTAATACTCAATCAGTGTTGGGACGTTATCCATTTGCCACAAGGTAGAAAAGAATTGCCTTATAAGTGGGTCTATAAAGAGAAACAACATGCAGATAGATCTCTTGAAAGTCTAAAGACACAGTTAGAAATCAGAGGTGATATTCAATAAGAGGGGATTGATTTCATAAGACTTTTTCCCGAGTGGTCAAAATGACCACCATCAAATTTTATTAGCAATTGCagcaaaaaagaaatgagaaatctCATAATTTGATGTGAATAATGCCTTCTTACAAGGAACTTTGCAAGAAGAGGTCTATTTGATATTCCTTACTGGAGTGAAACCTCCACAACATAATATGGTTTGTCGACTTAAAAAGTCACTCTATGGCTTAAAGAAAGCCTCAAAGCAATGGTATGCCAGACTTCCCGAATCCCTAAATTTCAAAGGTTATACAACCTCCCCCAATGattattccttattttttaaacAATCAGGAGGGCCTGTCTCTATCGTAGCTGTTTATGTCAATGGTATTTTGATTACATGGGATGCTACTGATGAGATACATAACCTTAAGGAGTTTCTTCATACTAAGTTTAAAATTAAGGATCTTAGCTCACTGCATTATTTTTTGGAAATGAAAATTTTGCAGGAAGAACAGGGAATCATAATGAGCCAACAGAAATATACCTTATATTTAATCAATGAATTTGATGTTTCACACCTTCCTCCAGCTTCTTCTCCGTTAGAACCTTCAGTCAAGTTCTCTGCAAATTCAGAAAATCCTATGTCAAATCCTATACTTTACAGGCATCTCATTAGTAAACTCAATTATTTGACTCGCACTAGACCGGATATGTGTTTTGACTCTCAGTCAATTTATGCAACATCCTAGCATCAAACATTTCAAAACAGGATTGCGAGTTATAAGTTACCTGAAAGCATATCCAAATTAGGGCATCTTTCTCAGTGCTTCACCCCCCTTCTCTCTCACTACTTATTGCGATGCTGACTGGGCCTCTTTTCGTACTACATGAAGATCAGTCAGTGGATTTTTATAAGCTTGAGAGGTTCACCAAtctcttgaaaattgaaaaaataattatttattttcctttcatcTGTAGAGGATGAATATCGATCAATGAGAAGATTAGTTGCGGAATTGACCTGGATGATAAGATTTCTTACCGATCTATCCGTTCCTCCCCTCTTCCTGATTTAGTTTACTTCAATAGTCAAACATCCCTACATATAGCTCGAAATTCAGTTTTCCATGAGCGAACGAAGCACGTCGAGCTTGACTGTCAATTCGTTTGCCAACAATATCTCTCAGACTTGatatctctttcttttgttcCATCTACGGACCAACTCACCGACATCTTTACCAAATTCCTTGTCGGACCTCCTCACCATCAGAATTTGTGCAAGTTGGGTATCACTTTTTTTTCCTCCAACTTGAGGGAGATGGTAGAAATCACGATGGTTCATCTTCACCATCTCACCCTCACTCTCATTCTATGGAAAGATAAAATGCACATTTGGGCCAATTCAGCAGCAAATAAGAACATGGGCCAACGACAAATGGGTGATTTCTTTCATTAATTAGCTTAGAGTAGAaggttcttttatttttattgtttagcttagaagagaagtttcttctttttattttcattgtttgaCTTAGAAAAGAAGGTTCTTTTTATTCCATTAGCTTGTATAAATAAATGTGATTGGCAAGGAATGTACATagaagaaaattttcaaatactGTCTCTTGTTTTTACATTAGGTTGCCAAGAACCTAGAATAAGTGTGGGCGACTCTACTTTATTACAGAAAAGGCGGCCACCTTAGACTCCCTAAATTTGAGGGaccttattttttaataataatggattatagtatatttttttgtgagaaaaaaaataataaatatcatttgcataaaaaatatttttttatataaaaagaaaaaattattagaaaaaattgaTATATCTAGAGAACTATATACGTCTTAAGAAATATTAATGCATCAATTATATTATTtacgattatataatttttaaaatagacttattgaaaaaaaaaattttaaaaaaaaatttaaggctTCCGTTTGATTTTGACCTTAGGCCACTTATATGCTTGAGCTGCCTCTGGGCCAACCTATATAAATTTTAGTCAatatttttaagaatatttttttcattatatcaagataaaaatattaCAACTTATAAGAatctttttatataattataattatttaacttttatatactaaattgtatattttaaaatgtttGGTTAAAGTACGCTGGCCTAAAAAGCGAAAGATTGACAAACTAAAAGTATACGAGGAGTACAGGACTTTGAATTAAAAgggacaatttttattttttcttaattttttcgcTCCAATAATTAAAAAAGTTGTCTAAGTTGTCTCAACAATTATTAAAGTTTGATAATTTTGCTAAATTATTCAATAACTGTATAAAATTATTGGATAAGTTTAATAGTTATTGAGACAACTAATATAATTGTCAAATaactattttattgttatttaacttaataatattatgAAATTTACTTGTTGCGTTTTTTTTAATTCAAGACTTGAGAAGGTGCTTGAGCTAATTTTTCTCGTACGGTATTGGCAAGAGACATGTCAGTTTCTCCCTAAACGTGCAGTCCCCTGAGCAAACCCCCACTCACTATCCAACCTCCACTTCTAGCCTCCAATTTCCCCCCTCAAATTCTTCAATTTTCCCTACATTAACACAAAATCAAGAacccaaatcaatttttttttttcacgaaAAGAATCAATGAAAAGAACTCACATTAGATTAATCCACCACAAAAAATGGAAAACACCCATTATTGTACTCACAATCTTGGCTCTAATACTTCTTCTTACACTAATTTTCACCAACCCCATTTCCTCATTTCATCCTAAATCCCAAAGCCCACTTTCAAAATCAACAATTTCTACTGAAAATGCTGAAATCTTTCCTGATTTGCCTCGTTTAGCTTACTTAATATCAGGTACCAAGAATGATGTTGTAAGGATAAAAAGGCTGCTTCAGGCAGTGTACCATCCTAggaattattatttattgaatctTGATTTGGAAGCTTTGGATAGTGAGAGATTGGAGTTGGCTAAGTATGTTAAGTTGGATGTTGTGATGAGGGAGTTTGGGAATGTTAAGGTTGTGGGGAAGTCAGATCTGGTTACTTATAAAGGACCTACTATGTTGGCTTCAATGTTACATGCTATTGCGGTTTTATTGAAGGTGTCTAAGAGTTGGGATTGGTTTATTAATCTTAGTGCCTCTGATTATCCCCTTATGACTCAAGATGGTTAGTATTCTGATTCTCAAATTCATATTGTTTTCTTTGTAAGGATTTAACTTGTTTGAAGtgtaaaaactatattttttggtgTAAATTTAGCTTtccgaggacatgaccttagattgGATGTTATAAAGATTGCAGATTATGGTAGAAGGTAGTACTTAGTTGAGCGTTATCTTCCTAGCGGTACAGGCTTGTTGGTAGGTTGGTGCATTATAACTGTTTAGACTAGTGGTAGTAGCATCTTTCTCAGGGGAGAATTTATGTGTTAATTTTGGGGCACTATGTTGGTTTCCATGTTACATATAAAGGTCCTACTATGTTGGCTTCCGAGTTACATGCTATTGCTATTCTCTTGAATTTTTCTAAGAGTTGGGATTGGTTTATTAATCCTAGTGCCTCTGATTATCCCCTTATGACTCAAGATGGTTAGTATTCTTAACACCCCCAAATTCGCGTTGTTTTCTTTGAAAGgatgtaatttttgaatattaaCTATATTTGGCACAGCTTCAGCTTTTCGAGGACATGACCTTGATAGGAGTTTGAATGTtgcagattagggtagaaggttagtaggtagtttATCATTGTTTCGTTTCCTAGAGGGATAGGTTTAGGAGTAACATTTTTCTTGTAGTTTCATGTTTTACGACTTTGGTTACTCGTTATTTTTATGCTTCAGTTATTATATTAGTCGGTTATTGTTGTTGCTCCTCTTTTGAATGCTCTGTTATGTTTTCCCTGTTATTTTCTATGTCCCCGTTACTTCTATATTATTCTTTTAGTTGCTTTGATGTTTGttacttgagctgagggtctcCCGGAAATAGTCTTCTACCTCCTCAAGGTAGGAGTAAgatttgcgtacactctaccctccccagaccctgcTTATGGGactacactgggtttgttgttgttgttgttggtttgaAATGCGTATATTTGTACTAAGGCTATACCCATTGTCCCGAGGGAGCAGTTAATGTAGTGATACTCAGTACCTGCTGactgaaattcttgatttttgtccTAATGAGAGCGATTTGATTCAATGCTGCTCCTCAGGGGGATACTTGCAAAATTGTAAATTGATTGGCTCACACTACTTTGTTGTTGGACTTGATAGGAAGTTTAGTTTCTATAAATGTTAGGACTGAGGAGAAGTTAAGTGGCTGGAAATTAGCTTGCTTAAGTTTGCTTAAGTTCATACTCTATTCCCTTTGTTTTCTTTATAAGAATAATCAGAGGATGTTAGTTGTTTTTAAGTGCACCAACTGTTCTTGGCTTGAATTGTATATATTGTTGAAAGTGTTTGAAGTATGTACATAATACATTTATACTAAGTCCTTATTCATTGTCATGAAAGAGTAGTGGATGCAGTTATATCCAAGTCCGCTCTGATGATAATGAATTTGATTCGAATGATGCTCCTTAGCACGCttctcaaaattttaatttgatttgctCACCATTGTTATGTTCTTTTTAGTTGATATGGAGCTGCTAGGCTATACTTGGTGAATGCAGGACTAAGGAGAAATAATTCGCTGGAAAATAGCTCGCTTAGGTTTAATTGAGTTAATACTCTATTTTAAGCTAGAAGCGTTTTTAGGTACATGAGAAGGagtaatattattaatttagttAATTACTTGAATGTTTGCACTTTTCAGTTGATATTTCCAGATATGTTACAGTTAGGAGAATCTTATTATCACGACAGTGAAGTCTTTGAAAGAAATTCAGTTTATATGCTAATACAAGTGAGTATAAATTATGCTAAAAATGTGAAATCATGAGGTTCATGTCCAAATATGGTGTATGTAAGGAGCATTATACTGTCGACAATATTGAATGAGTTCAGTAGTTATTACATATCTGTTCTCTGTAACATTTGAAATACATTGTTTTATCAAATAAATGCAAAAGAATCATGTGTTATTTCTACTTTTACGGTTAAATGCTgctaatttttatcattttcaatgAATTTGATCTGTTCTATTTTGCCTCGAGTATTTAGTGAAGAAAACAAAAAGCCATTAACATTCAATCAGTTTTCCATTTGGTGATTCTGTTGCTTCCCCTGGCTTCTTTTTTCTATCATTTTCTAGCTTCGTTTTTGTCTTAGCCAAAGATGACCACTGCCTATTGTTTACTTTTGATGTGGTCAATTTTTTAGCAATTTGTTATCTTTATGCATCTAACCTCTTTTCTTTCTGTTTTAGATATACTCCACATTTTCTCATACTTGCCTAGGGATTTGAATTTTCTTGAGCACTCAAGTAATATTGGTTATAAAGAGTGAGCATACTATCATTCGACTCCCGTTACATAGGATCTCTTTTTCTGATGACAAACAGATCCCGTCTTCAATGACTGCTGTTAGTAACTTTGCATTACTTATTCTGTTTTCTAGATTTTCAAGGGTGAGGCCTATTATAATAGATCCTGGTTTATATCATCTGAAGAAATCTGGCGTGTTCTGGGCTAAGGAAAAAAGATCTGTGCCAGCTTCTTTCAAGGTTTTCATGGGTACTGCTCTAGAATTGCTTCCTTTTACAGACACATATATTATATGCATGCATAAGTATATTCTACGTTGTGGTTATTCATTTACTCTTTTTACTCCACTGATAGGTAATTGGTTTGTTTTTTAGAGGGAAACAGGGAATAAAATAAAGATTAGTACTCATTATTCATAAGTTATCTTAAGGTAGATAGCATATAAAATGTGCTAGTGATAAGTTCTCTTAAGGTCCATGTTGCAAGCGGAGTAGCATGATTCCTACTGGTATTTAGTGTTAAAGTAACAGATGATTGCTTTGACCTGACTTGGATAACAAACTTCTTTCTCTTTATGGTAGTGGGGAGAGGAGGGTGGGTGGCGGCTTGGAGTAGATATTCCATCATCTTATTTGAGTGTTTTCCTTTCTTATTAGCCATTTTTCATGTTCCATTGTGACCCCATTACTTGTTACCTTCTAATGCAAAACACATGTAGACGTCAGGATACATGTATCTGGACTCGAAGAGTAGATAGCTTCCAAGATGATTTTCAAACTGCTTTCTCATAAATGATGTGTATAATCAAACTAGGAGTGACTTTGATGGATCAGGAATCTGCTTTCATCTTGATGATTTTGTATTGAAATGAAATGCTTGATGACTTCCAACATCTGAGCAAAATAGTGCGGCAACAAAAAGATGTGTAAGATAGATGAGCTATGGCCGTTGTTTTTGTGAGTAATTGATGCTTGTTTATGCTTTCCATCAAAATATATTAAGAAGCATAATCCATCATAGATTGTGTTGAGTCCCACGTTGGTTGGATGAGGAGAAATTGGTCTCTTTATATGGTTTTGTGCAATCTCATCTCTTGAGTTAGCTTTTGGAGTTGAGTTAGGCTTAAGGTCCACAACATAGTATCAGAGTTCGACCCATGATTTACCCATGTTAGGCCCCCTTATTAAATTGTTCACGCTCTAATCTTCAACCCGAGGCCTGAGGGGGTGTTGTTCCACATCAGTAGGTTGAGGAGAAATTGGTCTCTTTACATGGTCTTGACTCTTGGGCAATCCTTACCTCTTGAGTTAGCTTTTGGGGTTTCAATTAGACCAAGGTCCACAACAATATGTCTTTTCAATCATCATTCTTCTCCAAGTCATTTAACTCAATGCTAAAACTGTTAATTTTTTCCCCTCATGTCCTTCtcatttgttgttttgttttcaCTTCCAGGGTCTGAATGGGTGATGCTCTCAAGGTCATTCCTTGAATTCTGTATTTGGGGCTGGGACAATCTACCACGCACTCTTCTGATGTACTACACAAATTTCTTGTTTTCTCTTGAGGGTTACTTCCACACCATTGTCTGCAATCACAAGGACTACCAGAACACGACTGTGAATCACGACTTACATTACATCAAATGGGACAACCCCCCTAAGCAGTATCCTATCAATTTAACACTCAATCACTTTGAGGACATGGTCCAGAGCGGTGTCCCTTTTGCTCGTACTTTTGCTACGGATGATCCGGTTCTTGATAAAATTGACAAGGAAATATTAAGAAGATCTCATGGCCGGTTTTCGCCAGGGGCTTGGTGTGTGGGAACTACTTCTTTAGGTAAAGATCCTTGTATAGTTTATGGAAGTATAGATGTTGTTAAACCATCGGCAGGGTCAAGAAGCCTAGAGAAACTTATAGGTAAGCTCCTTGATACTGAAAATTTCAGGTCAGGACAATGTAAATAAATTATGCTCTTTTTCCTCTTGAAAATCTTTCTTCTCTTAATTCCAATGTATATTTGTCACGTAAATGTCCAAGCCCTTTTGTTTGGTAGCAACAACAACATTACTAACTAGTGGAATTTGAGAATGTTAGAATGTAAACAAATCTAATCACTACCTTGTAGAGTCGTTTAGCTATTGACATGTGTGGTGCTAAAAATCCTCTCGAGTAAAATgtgaattttattattaataatctTTTTTCTAAATAGTCTCTTTGTTTCATACTTGGTTCTAATTGAGCTGATACATCCTTAAGAAGCTTTAACaggtttattttactaaattaatttaattaataattcaataaaatttgaaatttgactttttattaTGTCATATAATTACTTAATAATAAAGACAGtatgaaagtaaataaaaaaaattcttttaatttactAGATTGAACAAATAAAGTGATTTTTTTATAAAGTATAAGATGAAGCAAAAAGAAACGGAGGGAGCACTAGAAACACTAAACAGGAAGGAATGAATTTTCAAATTCATCCCTAATTAATAATTGGAGAAGATGAAGACCGAAGGCCAAAATCGTAGGAATGCCTAGAGAATGAAGTACTTCCTCGGTTTTATTTTATgagacatttttttttctttttaatttgttaaaaagaaTATTGCCTTATTATAATTGGTATTTTCTTCGTCCATAAATACACTTTTGATTTGATACATATCTtaagagaaaatatataaaagggtgattttactgtatctcgcgctttgaatataattaaatttttttctttgaaaaatgcaATAAGTGATATATTGTATTTAATACCAAGAGTAAAATGGGTAAAACTAGATAAATTATGGTCAAATGCATCGCCAGACTTCTCAATTTAGCACAaactttcactttgacacctaaAGTGGACATTGTTCATTTTAAGCACCTAAACCAATTACAaactgtgtcattttgacacctttcgACACCAACTCTGAGTGTGGATTGCACTCGCTTT from the Capsicum annuum cultivar UCD-10X-F1 chromosome 9, UCD10Xv1.1, whole genome shotgun sequence genome contains:
- the LOC107843009 gene encoding beta-glucuronosyltransferase GlcAT14C isoform X2, which gives rise to MKRTHIRLIHHKKWKTPIIVLTILALILLLTLIFTNPISSFHPKSQSPLSKSTISTENAEIFPDLPRLAYLISGTKNDVVRIKRLLQAVYHPRNYYLLNLDLEALDSERLELAKYVKLDVVMREFGNVKVVGKSDLVTYKGPTMLASMLHAIAVLLKVSKSWDWFINLSASDYPLMTQDGSEWVMLSRSFLEFCIWGWDNLPRTLLMYYTNFLFSLEGYFHTIVCNHKDYQNTTVNHDLHYIKWDNPPKQYPINLTLNHFEDMVQSGVPFARTFATDDPVLDKIDKEILRRSHGRFSPGAWCVGTTSLGKDPCIVYGSIDVVKPSAGSRSLEKLIGKLLDTENFRSGQCK
- the LOC107843009 gene encoding beta-glucuronosyltransferase GlcAT14C isoform X1; translated protein: MKRTHIRLIHHKKWKTPIIVLTILALILLLTLIFTNPISSFHPKSQSPLSKSTISTENAEIFPDLPRLAYLISGTKNDVVRIKRLLQAVYHPRNYYLLNLDLEALDSERLELAKYVKLDVVMREFGNVKVVGKSDLVTYKGPTMLASMLHAIAVLLKVSKSWDWFINLSASDYPLMTQDDILHIFSYLPRDLNFLEHSSNIGYKEFSRVRPIIIDPGLYHLKKSGVFWAKEKRSVPASFKVFMGSEWVMLSRSFLEFCIWGWDNLPRTLLMYYTNFLFSLEGYFHTIVCNHKDYQNTTVNHDLHYIKWDNPPKQYPINLTLNHFEDMVQSGVPFARTFATDDPVLDKIDKEILRRSHGRFSPGAWCVGTTSLGKDPCIVYGSIDVVKPSAGSRSLEKLIGKLLDTENFRSGQCK